One Leptolyngbya sp. SIO1E4 genomic window, GGTGCAAACAGCCGCCATTATTGGCCTGAGCGCTTTTCTGGGGGCTGGTTTGCCTGACCCTGTGGGGCTGGGATTGGTGGTCTTGATCGTGCTGACCCTTGTCTTGGGGGTGACTGCCCTCAGTTTAGGGCTATCTTTTGCGCTACCGGGTCACATTGAGCTGATCGCCGTCATCTTTGTCACCAACCTACCCCTATTGTTTTCGAGCACGGCTCTGGTGCCGCTGTCTTTTATGCCCCAGTGGCTGCAGGTAGTGGCGAGTGTCAACCCTTTGACCTACGCGATCGAGCCGATTCGGTACATTTACCTCCACGCCGACTGGCACTTAGGCAGTACCGTTATGCAGGCTCCGTTTGCTACGGTTACGTTAGGGGCGGCTTTAGCAGTTTTGGTAGGTTTCTGTGCCGTATCGCTGGCACTGATTCAGCCTTTATTACGTCGTCGTATTGTGTAGGGTCAGCGATCGCAGCTAAAAATTTTTGTTAGAGTATGGCGTAGATTACGCCGATCGCAACCGTGGTGTAACCCGAGGTAATTGTTATGTCCCTACTAAAGCACGCTTTTTCCTGCCTGTTGGTCGGTTCTCTAGCAACCGTTGGCGCTGCTTTCACTGCTGCAGAGGCGATCGCCCAAAGCTCAGACATTGATCCACTAGAAGGGCTGGGCACCGATGATGATGGCGCCGACCTCTTTGGAGACGGCTCCAATCCTTTCGATCTCATCCATCGAGCTATCCTCGCGCCCTCAATCAGCTCCGAGGAATTTCAGCAGCAGCAACAGCGCGCCATTAGTGACGAAGCTGAGGCATTCCGCTTACGCCAGCAAGAAGCCCTCCGCCAGCAGCAGTCTGTAGACGCTGAGGGAGTCAACGAAGGCGATGCCCTCTAGCCTGAGTTTTAGAGAGTCTTCTCAACCGTAGAACTGGATTTTCCGAGAAAGGGTGTCTCAAATGAAGGCATCCTTTTTAGTCGCTTAGTAAAGCACGAGCATGAGGTTTCAAGAATGGCCTCAGCCGACGAGAGAAAACTCAATTTCTTGTCATGTTGGCCTTAGCATCTGGATAACCCTCATGGCAAAATCAGTAGATATAGTAGTTGCCCGTCCGATCAGGACAAGACTGCAAGCCATTTTGATTCTGTGCTAAACCTCAGAGCGACACTTGGTGTCTTCATCAAAATGGTCAGCGCTATATATTGACCGCCAAAACGAGACATCTGTGCAATGACGGCCGCGATTTCAACCCTCTCCAGCCAGTACGATCCTTCGAGTACTGAAGAAAAGTGGCAGCAAGTCTGGGAAGCCCGCCACATTTTTAAGGCTGACCCTAGCCACGCTGGAGAAGCATTTTGCGTCGTCATTCCGCCGCCCAACGTCACCGGCAGCCTGCACATGGGCCACGCCTTCGAAAATACTCTGATTGATACGCTCGTACGCTACCAGCGGATGCAGGGGCGTAACGCGCTGTGGTTGCCGGGCACAGATCATGCCAGCATTGCCGTGCAGACCATTCTGGAAAGGCAGATCAAGACGGAGGGGAAGACCCTTGAGGCGCTAGGACGGGAGCAATTTTTAGACCGGGCCTGGCAGTGGAAAGAGGAATCAGGCGGCACCATTGTGGGCCAGTTGCGGAAGCTTGGGGTCTCTGTGGACTGGAGCCGTGAGCGCTTCACAATGGATGAGGGACTGTCCCACGCAGTGCTTACGGCCTTTAACCGCTTGTATGACGAGGGACTGATTTACCGGGGCAACTACATGGTGAACTGGTGCCCTGCCAGCCAGTCTGCGGTCTCTGATTTAGAGGTAGAACCCACGGAGGTTAATGGCCACCTCTGGCATTTTCGGTATCCCCTCACGGATGGGTCTGGCTATTTAGAAGTCGCCACAACCCGACCTGAAACCATGCTGGGTGACACGGCAGTGGCGGTGAATCCTACGGACGATCGCTACCGCGACCTGGTGGGTAAAACCCTGACTCTGCCTATTTTGGGGCGTGAAATTCCGATCATTGCCGATGAGTACGTCGATCAGGCATTTGGCACTGGCTGCGTCAAGGTTACCCCCGCCCACGACCCCAATGACTTTGCGATGGGTCAGCGCCACACTTTGCCCATGATTACCGTCATGAACAAAGACGGCACAATGAACCCTCAAGCTGGGCCGTTTGAGGGGCTAGATCGCTTCGCAGCCCGCAAGGCCGTTGTGCAGCGGCTAGAAGCAGACGGCTTTTTAGTGAAGGTAGAAGACTATCAGCATACGGTCCCTTATAGCGATCGCGGCAAGGTGCCGGTTGAACCTTTGCTATCAACCCAGTGGTTTGTTCGAATTAAGCCCCTGGCCGATCAGGCGCTGGACGCGCTGGATAATCACCAGTCTCCCCGCTTTGTGCCTCAGCGATGGACTAAGGTGTATCGAGACTGGCTCGTGAGCCTGCGAGATTGGTGTATCTCACGCCAGCTCTGGTGGGGGCACCAGATTCCAGCCTGGTATGCGGTGAGTGAAACCGGGGGTGACATTACAGACAATACCCCCTTTGTGGTGGCCCTGAATGAGGCAGAGGCGCGGCAAAAGGCGATCGCTCAATTTGGCCCAGGCGTCGTTCTGAAGCAAGACCCTGATGTCCTCGACACCTGGTTTTCTTCAGGGCTGTGGCCATTTTCGACCATGGGCTGGCCCGATGAAACCACCCCAGACTTTCAGACCTACTACCCCACCACTACCCTGGTGACTGGGTTCGACATCATCTTTTTCTGGGTGGCCCGTATGACCATGATGGCAGGGCACTTTACCAACACCATGCCCTTCGAGACGGTCTACATTCATGGCCTCGTGCGAGACGAAAACAACCAGAAAATGTCTAAGTCTAAGGGCAATGGCATCGACCCCCTGATTTTGATCAACAAATACGGCACCGATGCCCTCCGCTATACCCTGATTCGGGAAGTGGCGGGCGCGGGGCAAGACATTCGCCTGGAATACAATCGCAAAACCGATGAGTCTGTTTCGGTAGAAGCGTCTCGCAACTTTACGAATAAACTCTGGAATGCGGCGCGGTTCGTGATGCTCAACCTGGATGGGCAAACCCCGAGGCAACTAGGTCAGCCTGATACCGGAGCCCTGGAACTCGCCGATCGCTGGATTCTGTCTCGTTACAGCGGGGTGGTGCAGCGAGTCCATAGTTATATGGATAAATACGGGTTTGGAGAAGCCGCTAAGGAACTCTACGACTTTATTTGGGGTGACTTTTGTGACTGGTATATCGAGCTGGTCAAGGCACGCTTGCAAGGTAGCGGACAAGCCAAACAAGTAGCCCAGCAGACCCTCGCCCATGTGCTGGAGGGTATTCTGCGGCTGCTGCATCCCTTTATGCCCCACATTACCGAAGAGATTTGGCACACCTTAACCCAGGTGGGGGATGATCAGTCCCTGGCGCTGCAAACCTACCCTACAGCAGACCAAAACCTCATCAACGCATCGTTAGAACAGGATTTTGACCTGCTGATTGGGACTATTCGCACCATTCGCAACCTGCGTGCTGAGGCTGGCATTAAGCCCAACGCGCGGATTGAAACGATTCTGCAGTCCGAGAACTCCGCAGAGCGGCGCATCTTAACTGCGACCCAGACGTACATTCAAGCCTTGGCTAAAGTTGAAACCTTGACCATTGCTGGGGGCAGTACGGTTTCATCAGCCCCGCCTGCGGCTGCAGGAACAGCATCAGACTCAGTCAACTTTGAGGCTATCAAATCTGAAGTCACCGACTTCTGGGTTACGATGCGTCCCCTCTTAGAAGAACCCCTCATTTATTTGCAGCGTTTCTTTAGTGATGTTCGACGACCGGCGATTTCTCTGGCCATCTTAGCGACGTTGTTGGTGACTTTACGGGTTTTATCCGCTGTCACAGGGGCCCTTGAGAGTATTCCTTTCGTGGCTCCAATTTTCAAGCTGATTGGGGTGGGGTATACCATTTGGTTTGTTAGCCAGCACCTGCTCTATGTCGAAAAACGCCGCCAAACCTGGCAGCAGGTAGAGCGGTGGCGTCGTGAAATTCTAGGTAACCCGTGGCTACAGAGTTCGCCTCCAACTCCCCCGCGTGAGGTAGCTACCCCCGCGTTACGGAGTCAGGGAGCCTCTCCGCAGCCTGAGTCGCTGCAGCCCACTCAGTCACCCGCGGCTTCATCCAAGCTGTTTGCTGGGGTTGTGGGCACTGTGCAAGTGTTGATTCCGCTAACGGGTTTAGTGGATATCGAGGCGCTCAAGGCCAAACTGGTTAAGGATCTGAACAAAGTAGAGGGAGAAATCAAATCCCTCTCTGGGCGGTTGAATAATCCAGGGTTTGTGGAAAAGGCGCCAATGGAGGTTGTGGAGGGGGCTCGCGCCGCCCTGACAGAGGCCCAAACGCAGGCAGAAATTCTGAACTCTCGGTTGACCATGCTATAGCAACCAGTGAATCCGTAATGATACGTGCTTGCCAGCTTGGGAAAACTGAGGTCAGTCATGGCTTTGTTCGGGAGTCAGCACAGGTTATCCCCCGCCGTTCATCGTAATGAGAGGAAATCATGCCGGAATCTCTGCGATTAGGTTTTAACCGCATTCTTGTTTGTGCGAGAGGGGACAACCCTGTGAAGGGTGGCCAAACAGCCTACAGAGGTCGATCGCACCCGACAGAACCAAACTCAGAATGACAGAGACAGTTGGGGCATTCTGGCTTAAGCCTAAAACTGCCCTGGGGTTTGCGCAGGTACGTGCTCTACACAGCAATGCTTAAACAGGCACCAAAGCAATGAAATTCAGTCTTGTTATTACCACGTATAACCGGCTTGACTTACTGAAGCGGGCGATCGCTTCTGCTCTTCAGCAAACCCTCCCCTGCGAGATCATCGTGGTCGATAATGCCTCTACCGATGGCACGCAGGACTATGTCAAAAGCCTAGGCGATCGCGTCCTTTACCATCGCAACCCCACCAATACGAAACATGCTGGGGCTGTGAACGCTGGGGTCCAAATCGCCAGCGGTGACTGGGTCAAATTCATTGATGACGATGATTATCTGGCCGATAACTGTCTAGAAGTCATGGCGGCGGCGATCGAGCGTCATCCCCAAGCGGTGATCTGTTCTTGTCAGGCCATTCAAGTCGACACCGACGGTCAGGAGATCAGCCGTACACCTAAAACAGGTCCTGGTGACGTTTTTTTCATTCCTCAAGCAGCCATTCACTACGGCATGCTTTTAGAACAAGTGCCCTTTGGTACCCCCATCCAGGTAGCGGTTCAGCGAGAGCCTTTTCTAAAAGCTGGAGGGTGGGATCTCTCGATGACCAGCTGTGTTGAAATCGACGCCTGGATTCGCATCGCCGAGTACGGTGATGCGTTGTTTATTAATCAGTGCCTTGCCTATCGCACCGTTTGGACGGGGGGATACGACCAGCACATTGACCTGACCCGGCGCAAAGCAGTCAACTTTTCCATTAAGGAACGGATTTATCAACGCATTGACTCCCAGTATCGCGATCAGGTGCCGCCCCTCACGACCATCAACAGCTATCTCAATCTGCATTGGGGGCTTGTTGCTCTCAAACAGCGCCAATGGAGTGCAGGCGCGTCGTTTTGCTTCCCTGCCGCCTTCTCGCCCCAGGCCTGGAGACTGCTCAGGCAGGCACGTGCCCTGCGCGGCCAGCTTTCCGAACCTGCCTTGATTCCTAAGGTCCCGGTCACCTAAGCAAACTTTGCCTTCGTCCTTCTGCCTTCATCCTTTTGCCTTTTGATTGACCTTTTCATGGGGCGTGCTGTCCTTGCGCAACATCGCTTCCTGATAGTGCAGGCTATTCATGGCAATTTTCCACGGGAAACTGAAAGACTCAAAGGAATCCGATGAAATGCGATCGTTATCTAGATCAGACACCACATCTTTGAGAATGGTAAATAGCTTTTGCCGTAATACCTTGAGCGCTTTCAGGTCGGCAGTTTGATTAATCTGCTCAATTAGATCCAACAGTTCCAGGTTATAGAGGTCTGCTCGGTTCTTTTGACGCCCGATGAGCCACAGACGAAATTGCCACAGACCAGAGGCCATTAAGACACTAATAGACAGTAAAAGGCCGATGGGTTCGGCATACTCGACAATAAATTCAGGCTCATCGCGGTCATAAAATGCCTGCGCTCCTGGATGCAGGGGTAATCCCAAGTCACTTCCAGATTCTGGTAAGCGAATTAATGCCGCTCGGGGGTACCGGCTGACTAGCTCATTGCGATTGGTGTACAAAGTACTGGCTAAGGTCTTGATGACTTCATCGGGCAGACCTTCGTGGGCAACTAACAAGGCATTAACGCCAACAACGGGCAAATCCTGGCGAGGGAGCGGTTGTCCGCCATCGTAGGTGCCCTTTGGGATCGCTTGAGCTTCTAAATAGGGTAACGACAGGCGTAGAGCATCGACTTGGTCAATAGGCAGGAGTTCAATTGCTTCGTTTTGAAGTACTGCTTTAATCGAGGGGTTGCCTAGGGTAATTACCCGAAACAGCGCATCGACCTCCCCTGCCAACAGGGCTTGATGGGCTGCTTCAGGGGGTAAAGGGAGGGGTGAAAAGTCCTCGGGTTGTAGGCCGTAATGGTTACTTAAAGGCCAGAAAAGTGCGTAAGATCCGCTACCCTCTGGCATGAGTGCCACCCGCTTATTTCTGAGATCGGCCACTGTCTGAATGGTGGCGTCTTTTCTGACCAAAAGGTGAAACATTTCGGGGAAGAGGCGTGCCACGGCACGAACCGGATGCTCAACGGGGGTATCGCTTTGAACCAGAGCCAGTTGAGCCTCATCCTCACCCAAAAGCGTCATGTTTTCCGCTGACCCATTGGTTTCCATCACCTCAATCTGAATATTGGGATGATTTTGAGTAACCACCTCGGCAAAAGCCTGACTGAATGCATAATATTCCCCTGTTCTTCCACCTGAGGCTAAGACCAGTTTGTAGACTTGATGGCGTTCTTGCCAGGCTTTGAGCCCAAAGCCTAAAGCCCCCAACACACTCAGCACCACAATTACAACGGTGAAGCGACCGCTTATCATGGCTATGGCGCTTCCCAGTTTGGTGAGGTGTGCATTGATGGGGCCCTCATTTGTCTGATGGTGCGCTGGTAGGGAGGTTGCGGATAAAAGTTACCGAATGCAGGCGGAGGAGCCCGCCCCACGATCGCAGCGATCGCCCGATGGGTTTACCCTGCGACTCGGGTCTACTTGAGTACTTTAAGCCTCTGTTAATAGGGCTTGTAGGCGACTGCGGAATTCCCCTTTAGGGTGACCTCCTTTCACTTCGCCTAAAATCTGGAACTCTCCTTCGGGCTCTTCACAGATGAGATAAGTCGGCCATCCCATTTCTGATTTATCGGGATATTGGGCCAGCAAAATCTTGCGATACTTGCGATAGGTGGCGGTATCCTGCATTTTGATATCGACAAAGTCGAGCCCCAGCTCTTGGGCGACTTTCTGGTCATAAAAAGACATTTTGTGGCAAATACCGCAGTCTTCGGAAGAAAATTTCAGAACCGTTCGAACCATTTCGATTAAGGGGGAGTAACGAGACGATGACTGTTGCCTCCATCCTATGATGAATAGGGCCTGTTAGTGTAACGTCACGCCAAGGCAAGAGGGAGTGCTCCGACTCCCTTTAGGGACAGAGCGGTATAGGGTGCAAGCGCTGTTCTGTGAAGCAGAGAATCGGCAAAAGCGATCGCCCCGTCAACCCAAAATTACTCAGTACTGAGCATGGTCACTTCACCTCCAAAGCCGCTTCTAAAACAACTGTGGGAATTTATCCGGCGGCCCACCTTTCCGGCCCTCAGTGTTCAACCGCTGCGTCAAACTTGCAGCGAACTCAACCAGCTTTTCTGGCTGAGTCTGGCGGTTCGATTTCTGCTATCGATTCCTTTAATATGGGCTACCACTCAAGCAGGCCTAGATAATCAACTGCCCACCTTGTTTGAAGGGGTCTCGGTTCTATGGGTTTTGACCCTGGGGGCTGTGCTCATTCCTTTTTTTGAGGAAGTCTTGTTTCGATTGTTCCTCAGACCGTCTCCCCTCAATCTGGTCGGCACCTTGCTGCCGGTGCTCTATCTTTTGGGGATACCGCTTGTGACTGTGATGCCAGGGTCGATACTGGCGAGGGCATGGTTACTCCTAACGCTGATAGTCGGTGCTGTTCTCTATCTAATCGTCAAAAAATACTACAGCGTGTGGCGTGTAGAGCAATTTTATTCCAGGCGAATGGCGCCTCTATACTACGGGTCGTCTATCCTTTTTGGGTTTGTCCATGTCTTTAACTTTGCGGGTATCGAGCGCTACTTTTACTTAAGCCCACTCATCATGTTGCCCTATGCAATTTTTGGTTTGCTGTTAGGCTACGTCAGAATCAAACATGGGTTTCAGTGGGCAGTCGTCCTCCATGCCGTTAACAATGCCTATGCGTTTCTCCCGTTAGTCATGATGTATGGGCTGACAGGCACGGTAGAAGCCGAAACTCTAACGAGGCAAGACCCGCAGCCTGCAGCCGTGGTTGCGGGTCTAATGATTGTCGTTTGGGCAATCGGGTCTCTCTGGATGATGTTTTCAACCTGTCGGCACTTGTTTCGAGAGGTGAGGCGTTATCGCCCAGACGTCTAGCAACACCGCCGATAGAACAACCAACTGCCTTTTGACCTAACACCTTAGGCCAGGCAAGCGGCTAGATCCTGCTCAGGGGTAGTAATCGGCTGTAGATGGTAGGTTTCAGACAAAAGCTTAAACACATTTTGGGAAATAAATGCCGGTAGTGTTGGCCCCAGCCGAATATCTTTAATGCCCAGGTGCAGCAAGGTTAGTAATATGGCCACGGCCTTTTGCTCATACCACGACAAAATCATCGATAGAGGGAGTTCATTAACATCCATCTCAAAGGCATTGGCCAGGGCGATCGCAATTTGAATAGCAGAGTATGCGTCATTGCATTGCCCCACATCCATCAGGCGCGGTAAGCCTGCAATTTCGCCAAGGTTGCGATCAAAGAAACGGAATTTGCCGCAAGCTAAGGTCAATACCACACAGTCATCAGGAACCTTTTCCACAAACTCGGTGTAGTAAGTGCGTCCGGGCTTGGCACCATCACAGCCACCGACCAGGAAGAAGTGCCGAATTTTACCTTGTTTGACAGCCTCGATAATCGTGTCGGCGACACTTAATACGGCGTTATGGGCAAAGCCTACTGTCACAGATTTAGGCGTGGCGTCCTCGATAAAACCCGGGAGTGACAAGGCTTTTTCAATGACCGGAGTAAAGTTAGAAATCCCATTTTCCCCCGCTGGTAAATGAGCGAGATGGGGATAATCGACTGGCCCAAGACTGAACAGCTTGTCGCTGTAGTGGTCATGGGGGGGCATTAAACAATTGGTTGTCACCACGATCGCGCCGGGAAACTTAGCAAATTCCTTAGTTTGGTTTTGCCAAGCAGTGCCGTAATGGCCGTAAAGATGGGAGTAGGTCTGCTTAAGCTGAGGGTAACCGTGGGCAGGAAGCAGTTCCCCATGGGTGTAGACTGTGATGCCCGTTCCTGCTGTCTGCTGCAGGAGGGCCTCTAACTGTTGGATATCGTGGCCAGACACCAAGATTGCCTTGCCCAGTTTAGGATTGAGCGGCACCGCCGTCGGAATGGGATGACCATAGACTTGGGTATGACCCGTATCTAAAAGCTCCATCGCACGCAGATTAATCTTGCCGACCTCTAAGGCCAAGTTGACCCAGTCATTAAGGCTTAAGTCGTGATCATTCAAGGCCGCCAGAGCACGATAAATAAAGTGATAGACCTGCGCATCTTCTTGCCCAACTTCATAGGCATGAAAGGTGTAAGAGGCGACCCCTTTAAGACCGTAAAGCACCGTGAGCTTGAGGGAAAAAATATCAACGGCGTCTTTACCCACTTGGCTAATAAATTTTAGGGCGACCTCTTCTCCTTGCGCTACCAAGCTCTCCTCAAAATCAGGCACAAATTCTGAGATGGCAGGCCAGGGATGTGAGGATTCGTTGGTTGGAAGCTGAGCTTTTAGGGTTTCACGATGGGCGATCGCGCGCCGGATATAGTCAGTAAACCGACTCGGATTGAAATTTACATTCGTCATCGTGGCAAATAAAGCTTCACAGGTAAAGATGTCTGCTGCATGGGTATCAATGCCCTGTTCTTTAGCTTGAAAGGCAACAGGAGCTAACCCTCGTAAACAATGAACCAGCAAATCTTGCACTGCATTAACTTGGGGGCTTTTACCGCAAGCACCAAATTGATGGCATCCGTCGCCGCTGGCAGTTTGTTCGCACTGTTCGCAAAACATAGATGAGTTTTCCCTTCGCTATCTGGAATTACCTTACGCAAAGGGTCAGGATAAAACCTTGACTTAAGTCAAACATCCGAAAGTCAAATATTCAGTCAGGGAATCGACGGTCTATTTCCAGGTTTTAATAGGATGCATTAGCTTTATCAATGCTGTGTCAAATGTCGTTGATGTCAGAGACTGCGGATTCTTTTTCAAACCTACTTGATTTCCTCGGGGAGACTCCAATGTTCCAAGGGCTCCCCCACGACCAACTGGCAGCCATTGCCCAACTCGCGCGCCGGCAATCCTATAGCAAGGGGGAGATGATTTTTCACCAAGGGGAGGAGAGCGGTGGCTTTTTTGTGGTGCAGTCGGGTCGTATCAAAGTTTTTCAGCTCTCTGCTAATGGTCGTGAGCAGATCCTTCATATTTTTGGACCTGGAGATCACTTTGCAGAAGTCCCAGCCTTTGATGGTAAGTGCTTTCCCGCCTCTGCCGCTGCCTTA contains:
- the hcp gene encoding hydroxylamine reductase, with protein sequence MFCEQCEQTASGDGCHQFGACGKSPQVNAVQDLLVHCLRGLAPVAFQAKEQGIDTHAADIFTCEALFATMTNVNFNPSRFTDYIRRAIAHRETLKAQLPTNESSHPWPAISEFVPDFEESLVAQGEEVALKFISQVGKDAVDIFSLKLTVLYGLKGVASYTFHAYEVGQEDAQVYHFIYRALAALNDHDLSLNDWVNLALEVGKINLRAMELLDTGHTQVYGHPIPTAVPLNPKLGKAILVSGHDIQQLEALLQQTAGTGITVYTHGELLPAHGYPQLKQTYSHLYGHYGTAWQNQTKEFAKFPGAIVVTTNCLMPPHDHYSDKLFSLGPVDYPHLAHLPAGENGISNFTPVIEKALSLPGFIEDATPKSVTVGFAHNAVLSVADTIIEAVKQGKIRHFFLVGGCDGAKPGRTYYTEFVEKVPDDCVVLTLACGKFRFFDRNLGEIAGLPRLMDVGQCNDAYSAIQIAIALANAFEMDVNELPLSMILSWYEQKAVAILLTLLHLGIKDIRLGPTLPAFISQNVFKLLSETYHLQPITTPEQDLAACLA
- a CDS encoding valine--tRNA ligase, which encodes MTAAISTLSSQYDPSSTEEKWQQVWEARHIFKADPSHAGEAFCVVIPPPNVTGSLHMGHAFENTLIDTLVRYQRMQGRNALWLPGTDHASIAVQTILERQIKTEGKTLEALGREQFLDRAWQWKEESGGTIVGQLRKLGVSVDWSRERFTMDEGLSHAVLTAFNRLYDEGLIYRGNYMVNWCPASQSAVSDLEVEPTEVNGHLWHFRYPLTDGSGYLEVATTRPETMLGDTAVAVNPTDDRYRDLVGKTLTLPILGREIPIIADEYVDQAFGTGCVKVTPAHDPNDFAMGQRHTLPMITVMNKDGTMNPQAGPFEGLDRFAARKAVVQRLEADGFLVKVEDYQHTVPYSDRGKVPVEPLLSTQWFVRIKPLADQALDALDNHQSPRFVPQRWTKVYRDWLVSLRDWCISRQLWWGHQIPAWYAVSETGGDITDNTPFVVALNEAEARQKAIAQFGPGVVLKQDPDVLDTWFSSGLWPFSTMGWPDETTPDFQTYYPTTTLVTGFDIIFFWVARMTMMAGHFTNTMPFETVYIHGLVRDENNQKMSKSKGNGIDPLILINKYGTDALRYTLIREVAGAGQDIRLEYNRKTDESVSVEASRNFTNKLWNAARFVMLNLDGQTPRQLGQPDTGALELADRWILSRYSGVVQRVHSYMDKYGFGEAAKELYDFIWGDFCDWYIELVKARLQGSGQAKQVAQQTLAHVLEGILRLLHPFMPHITEEIWHTLTQVGDDQSLALQTYPTADQNLINASLEQDFDLLIGTIRTIRNLRAEAGIKPNARIETILQSENSAERRILTATQTYIQALAKVETLTIAGGSTVSSAPPAAAGTASDSVNFEAIKSEVTDFWVTMRPLLEEPLIYLQRFFSDVRRPAISLAILATLLVTLRVLSAVTGALESIPFVAPIFKLIGVGYTIWFVSQHLLYVEKRRQTWQQVERWRREILGNPWLQSSPPTPPREVATPALRSQGASPQPESLQPTQSPAASSKLFAGVVGTVQVLIPLTGLVDIEALKAKLVKDLNKVEGEIKSLSGRLNNPGFVEKAPMEVVEGARAALTEAQTQAEILNSRLTML
- a CDS encoding glycosyltransferase family 2 protein, producing MKFSLVITTYNRLDLLKRAIASALQQTLPCEIIVVDNASTDGTQDYVKSLGDRVLYHRNPTNTKHAGAVNAGVQIASGDWVKFIDDDDYLADNCLEVMAAAIERHPQAVICSCQAIQVDTDGQEISRTPKTGPGDVFFIPQAAIHYGMLLEQVPFGTPIQVAVQREPFLKAGGWDLSMTSCVEIDAWIRIAEYGDALFINQCLAYRTVWTGGYDQHIDLTRRKAVNFSIKERIYQRIDSQYRDQVPPLTTINSYLNLHWGLVALKQRQWSAGASFCFPAAFSPQAWRLLRQARALRGQLSEPALIPKVPVT
- a CDS encoding CPBP family intramembrane metalloprotease — its product is MVTSPPKPLLKQLWEFIRRPTFPALSVQPLRQTCSELNQLFWLSLAVRFLLSIPLIWATTQAGLDNQLPTLFEGVSVLWVLTLGAVLIPFFEEVLFRLFLRPSPLNLVGTLLPVLYLLGIPLVTVMPGSILARAWLLLTLIVGAVLYLIVKKYYSVWRVEQFYSRRMAPLYYGSSILFGFVHVFNFAGIERYFYLSPLIMLPYAIFGLLLGYVRIKHGFQWAVVLHAVNNAYAFLPLVMMYGLTGTVEAETLTRQDPQPAAVVAGLMIVVWAIGSLWMMFSTCRHLFREVRRYRPDV
- a CDS encoding TAXI family TRAP transporter solute-binding subunit, which gives rise to MSGRFTVVIVVLSVLGALGFGLKAWQERHQVYKLVLASGGRTGEYYAFSQAFAEVVTQNHPNIQIEVMETNGSAENMTLLGEDEAQLALVQSDTPVEHPVRAVARLFPEMFHLLVRKDATIQTVADLRNKRVALMPEGSGSYALFWPLSNHYGLQPEDFSPLPLPPEAAHQALLAGEVDALFRVITLGNPSIKAVLQNEAIELLPIDQVDALRLSLPYLEAQAIPKGTYDGGQPLPRQDLPVVGVNALLVAHEGLPDEVIKTLASTLYTNRNELVSRYPRAALIRLPESGSDLGLPLHPGAQAFYDRDEPEFIVEYAEPIGLLLSISVLMASGLWQFRLWLIGRQKNRADLYNLELLDLIEQINQTADLKALKVLRQKLFTILKDVVSDLDNDRISSDSFESFSFPWKIAMNSLHYQEAMLRKDSTPHEKVNQKAKG
- a CDS encoding thioredoxin family protein, whose protein sequence is MVRTVLKFSSEDCGICHKMSFYDQKVAQELGLDFVDIKMQDTATYRKYRKILLAQYPDKSEMGWPTYLICEEPEGEFQILGEVKGGHPKGEFRSRLQALLTEA